The Maridesulfovibrio sp. genomic sequence TTGCCGTCATTCATGCTCGGCAGGGCAGAAGCGTTACTGCCTATATCTGCTGCGGTCAGCCCGGAGGTGGACCATGAATCAGTACCGGAAGTAATGCCCATATCAAGGGATATGGTCTGGGATTTTGCACTCCCGATCGCTCCGGAGAGTGTTGCGTTGAAAGTCGGTTGTCCATTGCTGTTCAGGGGTGCCTGTTCCCAGTTACTGAGGTCTTTGCCGTCAGTGGCTCCTGCTGCAAGGGTGAATGCGCTCTGGTCGAGCAGGGTGCCGTCGCCGGAGAAGGTGAGGGTACCGGTCATAAGCAGCCCGGCCCCGGAAGATCCGGCCAGAGAACCGGAGTCACTTCCCGGAGGAACGGTTACAATATATTCCCAGTAGCGTTTATCCGAGCTGTCGCCATCATTAACTACCTTGTCAAAATAGACGATCAGGTCATGCTTGTTTCCGTTGTCATCGTATATTTGTATTGAGCTGTTGTATGCAAATTTATCAGCAGTAAGCGGAGTATCGCTGGTGCCGTCCCATTCCTGAAGCAGGGAGAAGAAAGGAGATTCGTCATTGCTGCTGTTGTCCTGCTCCCCGGAATCAAGGTTGGTACGCATGCTTACTGAGTCAGTACCCTTGGGGTCGGATTTTACAACTCTTATTGTGTTGCCGTAGGTATCGGTTTCATTTTTCATGGGCAGGACGATATCCTGTGAAGTAGAGCCGATATTGCCGTCCTGGTCTATTGAATATCCTTGCAGTCTATTGCTGTGGCTGTCCACGAGTCGTCCGTTTTGATCAAAATGGAAGTTGCCTGCACGGGTGTAGTAGCTGGTGTTTGTGCTTGGAGCGGCCACACGGAAAAAACCCTGACCGCCGATGGCTATATCAGTGCTTGAGGAGCTTGATTCAAAAGATCCTTCTTTGAAATTAATTCTGGTGGCAGCAACCCTTGAGCCCAGACCTATCTGTCCGGCCAGATTTGCTCCTCCTGAAACTATTCCGGAGTTGGCCTTGCCCGAGTTCTGGCTGGCAAGAGTCTCGAGAAATGTATCGCCGCTTTTGTAAGCAAGGGTGTTGACGTTGGCGAGGTTTGCGCCGATCTGCTGCATCAACATACCGTGCGACTTAACGCCTGTAGCAGCTGTATATAATGAGCTGAAACCCATGAGTAAACTCCTTGAACACGGTGCGGCATTTATAGTGACTCCGCCAGCACCTGTTTAACCTGTGGCCCGGCATAAAAATCCGGTCACCAGTACTTAAGCAAGGCGCGTGCCTAAAGTTTGTGTTGAGTAATATCAATGGTTTGTAGTGTATGTTCAGGTATGAGGGCGGAAAAAAAGTCCTCCTTAATATTAAGTTAGGAAGGACTTCATGTCGTTGGTGCCGGGTATGGGGTAAATTTTAGAATCAGAGAGATTTTTTTTTGCTCAGGTGCTTCTTAAGCTTCATGGCGGGAGCTGAGTCTGGATTGATGGCAAGGCATTTTTTAGCGTTTTTCATAGCACCTTTGCGGTCACCTTTCTCGTAAAGGCAGCGGGCTATATTGAAATATATATTTTCGTCGTCATCGGTAAGTCCCACTGCTCTGGAATAAAAATTGACTGCCTCATCAAACAGTTTATTTTTGCGCAGGGATATGCCGAAGTCATTAAAAAGATGTTTATGGCGTTGTTCAAATGCTGCATCCAGATCAATCAACCTGCTGAACACGTCCGTAGCTTTGTCTGCTTCATTGCGATCAAGATAACAGAGG encodes the following:
- a CDS encoding flagellar hook-basal body complex protein codes for the protein MGFSSLYTAATGVKSHGMLMQQIGANLANVNTLAYKSGDTFLETLASQNSGKANSGIVSGGANLAGQIGLGSRVAATRINFKEGSFESSSSSTDIAIGGQGFFRVAAPSTNTSYYTRAGNFHFDQNGRLVDSHSNRLQGYSIDQDGNIGSTSQDIVLPMKNETDTYGNTIRVVKSDPKGTDSVSMRTNLDSGEQDNSSNDESPFFSLLQEWDGTSDTPLTADKFAYNSSIQIYDDNGNKHDLIVYFDKVVNDGDSSDKRYWEYIVTVPPGSDSGSLAGSSGAGLLMTGTLTFSGDGTLLDQSAFTLAAGATDGKDLSNWEQAPLNSNGQPTFNATLSGAIGSAKSQTISLDMGITSGTDSWSTSGLTAADIGSNASALPSMNDGKLNALATTDYYGSSSTISQSQDGFGEGYLQNVSFNSDGILSALFSNGMTQDLYQVNLYNFKNEFGLRREGSNYFSATQDSGDAIQGVARKEGLGSVVSNSLETSNVDLAEEFASMILTQRGFQANSKGITTTDSLINTALGIKK